The proteins below are encoded in one region of Pontibacter deserti:
- a CDS encoding protein-L-isoaspartate(D-aspartate) O-methyltransferase, with translation METDLYKHKGMRRGLVQQLRQKGIRDERVLAAIETVPRHFFFDKAFVEQAYQDKAFPIGEGQTISQPYTVAFQTELLRLKPTDKVLEIGTGSGYQCCVLLQITPNVYTIEFNKPLYEKARRFFTKYGLKPYTFHGDGSEGLPMHAPYDKIIVTAGAPVVPRSLLKQLNVGGILVIPVGNESSQKMLRITRTSETGFEQEEFADFKFVPLLGREGWNAGA, from the coding sequence ATGGAAACTGATCTGTATAAACACAAAGGAATGCGCCGTGGTCTGGTGCAGCAACTTCGCCAGAAAGGAATCCGCGACGAACGCGTACTGGCCGCTATCGAAACTGTTCCCCGCCACTTCTTCTTTGACAAAGCTTTTGTAGAACAGGCGTACCAGGACAAGGCTTTCCCAATAGGCGAAGGTCAGACTATTTCACAGCCTTACACGGTTGCTTTTCAGACAGAATTGCTTCGACTAAAGCCTACAGATAAAGTACTGGAAATAGGTACAGGCTCTGGTTATCAGTGTTGTGTGCTGCTGCAGATCACGCCAAATGTGTATACTATAGAATTTAACAAACCGCTATACGAAAAGGCCCGCCGCTTTTTCACGAAATACGGGCTCAAACCTTATACCTTCCATGGCGATGGCTCCGAAGGATTACCAATGCATGCACCTTACGACAAGATTATAGTTACGGCCGGTGCACCTGTTGTGCCGCGAAGCTTGTTAAAACAACTGAATGTGGGTGGTATTCTGGTAATACCTGTAGGCAACGAGAGCAGCCAGAAAATGCTGCGTATCACCCGAACATCTGAAACAGGCTTTGAGCAGGAAGAATTTGCTGATTTTAAATTTGTGCCGTTGCTTGGTCGTGAAGGATGGAATGCCGGTGCCTGA
- a CDS encoding acyl-CoA thioesterase, which produces MRKQKKVSESYVIMTELVLPNDTNTLHNLMGGKMMHWMDIVSAIAAQKHSNRIVVTASVDNVSFKESIKLGNVVTLEAKVTRAFASSMEVHIVVYAEDIPTGTKVLSNQAFFTFVAVDQSGKAIDVPEAIPETEEEIKLYDGALRRRQLRLVLAGRMKPSEANELKSIFDIKETAQGE; this is translated from the coding sequence ATGCGTAAACAGAAGAAAGTAAGCGAATCCTATGTGATCATGACTGAACTGGTATTGCCAAACGATACCAATACCCTGCACAACCTGATGGGTGGTAAAATGATGCATTGGATGGACATTGTATCGGCTATTGCGGCTCAGAAACACTCAAACCGCATTGTGGTTACCGCGTCTGTAGACAACGTTTCTTTTAAGGAAAGTATAAAACTGGGCAATGTAGTTACGCTGGAGGCAAAAGTTACCCGCGCGTTTGCTTCCTCTATGGAAGTACATATTGTAGTGTATGCTGAAGATATTCCTACCGGTACTAAAGTACTTTCAAATCAGGCTTTCTTTACGTTTGTGGCCGTAGACCAGTCTGGTAAGGCGATTGACGTGCCAGAAGCAATTCCTGAAACAGAAGAGGAAATCAAACTATACGATGGTGCGCTGCGCCGCCGTCAGTTACGTCTGGTGTTGGCTGGCCGCATGAAACCGAGCGAAGCGAACGAGCTTAAGTCAATTTTCGATATCAAAGAAACCGCACAAGGCGAATAA
- a CDS encoding TlpA disulfide reductase family protein: protein MKNYKNFLVLASAVALLAGCQGNKSATNGDNSYKIQGKLSNATAGDIYLFELDKQQFVPRDTAKISENGTFNFEGEVTEPSFYRVTIDQRDGVILVLDKAANVKLEADAKNLNSSSKIEGSSDSQLFQELNKLVNEKQAKEMELQQRFVQANSEGKTAEVEKIRAEFMTLQKNLKSFLAKHPASVVSTFGTLTLIDPMNDFAFADSMSALYTKNLPDSKYTKELDERLKGMRSTAVGQMAPDITLPTPDGGSASLSSLRGKYVLIDFWASWCGPCRKENPNVVRMYNEYKDKGFEIFGVSLDQNRDKWLKAIADDKLTWPHVSDLKGWESAAAGLYNITAIPQTLLLDKEGRIIAKNLRGKELEDKLAEVLK, encoded by the coding sequence ATGAAGAACTATAAGAATTTTCTGGTACTGGCTTCGGCTGTTGCTTTATTAGCTGGCTGCCAGGGCAATAAATCTGCTACTAACGGCGACAATAGCTATAAAATTCAAGGAAAACTAAGTAATGCCACCGCAGGTGATATCTACTTATTTGAATTGGATAAGCAGCAGTTTGTACCTCGTGATACTGCTAAGATCAGCGAAAACGGGACCTTTAATTTCGAAGGCGAAGTAACAGAGCCATCATTTTACAGGGTTACGATTGATCAGCGTGATGGTGTAATTCTGGTACTGGACAAAGCTGCTAATGTAAAGCTTGAAGCAGATGCGAAAAACCTGAACAGCTCTTCTAAAATTGAAGGTTCTTCTGATTCGCAGTTGTTTCAGGAGCTGAACAAACTGGTAAATGAAAAGCAGGCCAAGGAGATGGAACTGCAGCAGCGTTTCGTGCAGGCTAACTCCGAAGGTAAAACCGCTGAAGTTGAAAAGATCAGAGCTGAGTTTATGACTTTACAGAAGAACCTGAAGAGTTTCCTGGCGAAGCATCCAGCTTCTGTTGTTTCAACATTTGGTACGTTAACGCTTATCGATCCGATGAATGACTTTGCTTTTGCAGACAGTATGTCGGCTTTGTATACCAAAAATTTGCCTGACTCAAAGTATACCAAAGAACTGGATGAGCGCCTGAAAGGAATGCGTAGCACAGCAGTTGGTCAGATGGCTCCGGATATTACGTTGCCAACTCCGGATGGCGGTTCTGCTTCTCTTTCATCGTTGCGTGGTAAGTATGTGTTGATCGATTTCTGGGCAAGCTGGTGCGGTCCGTGCCGCAAAGAGAACCCGAATGTGGTGCGTATGTACAACGAATACAAAGACAAGGGCTTCGAAATATTTGGCGTATCGCTGGACCAGAACCGTGATAAGTGGTTGAAAGCAATTGCTGATGACAAACTTACCTGGCCTCATGTATCGGACCTGAAAGGATGGGAGAGTGCAGCTGCCGGTTTATACAATATCACAGCTATACCGCAAACATTATTACTGGATAAAGAAGGTCGTATCATAGCTAAAAACCTTCGCGGTAAAGAGCTGGAAGATAAACTGGCTGAAGTGTTGAAGTAA
- the gatB gene encoding Asp-tRNA(Asn)/Glu-tRNA(Gln) amidotransferase subunit GatB codes for MEESIRNKYQAIIGLEVHAQLLTESKAYSSDSTEYGMLPNTNLSAITLGHPGTLPRINKTVVEMAVKMGLATSCNITRYNIYARKNYFYPDLPKGYQITQDKTPVCTAGHIVVKDAEDNDKQIGITRIHMEEDAGKSMHLAGETETLVDFNRAGVPLIEIVSEPDIRDSVEAYNYLSEIKRLVKYLDICDGNMEEGSLRCDANISVMLKDSPLWGTKVEVKNMNSFRNVQRAIEHEIERQIMVLENGGTVEGETRNFDANTGTTTAMRSKETLNDYRYFPEPDLPPLVIEQEWLERIKETMPSLPQELYKRFTEEYGLPEYDANVLTDAKEVALYFADLCKYTTNYKAASNWVMGPVKSYLNELQLHMKDFPLQPHSIAELIALVDENKVSHSVAAKRIFPYMLENPGTPAHQVAEEQNLLQDSDAGALEAIIAEVVAGNPQKVAEYKAGKQSLVGMFMGEVMKKTKGKADPKVANKLLVERLNA; via the coding sequence ATGGAAGAATCAATCAGAAATAAATACCAGGCGATCATCGGTCTGGAAGTGCACGCGCAGTTGCTGACAGAGAGCAAAGCCTATAGTTCTGACTCTACGGAGTATGGTATGCTGCCAAACACCAACCTGAGTGCCATCACACTTGGTCATCCGGGTACCTTGCCGCGAATTAACAAAACAGTGGTAGAAATGGCCGTTAAAATGGGCCTGGCTACTAGCTGTAACATTACGCGCTACAACATCTACGCACGTAAAAACTACTTCTATCCCGATCTTCCGAAAGGTTACCAGATTACGCAGGATAAAACGCCTGTTTGTACGGCTGGTCATATCGTTGTGAAAGATGCGGAAGACAATGACAAGCAGATTGGTATTACGCGCATTCACATGGAAGAGGATGCTGGTAAATCGATGCACTTAGCTGGTGAAACGGAAACATTAGTTGACTTTAACCGTGCCGGTGTGCCGCTTATCGAGATTGTATCGGAGCCGGATATCCGTGATTCTGTAGAAGCTTACAATTATCTTTCAGAGATTAAGCGCCTGGTTAAATACCTGGACATTTGCGATGGTAACATGGAAGAAGGTTCGTTGCGCTGCGATGCCAATATTTCGGTAATGCTGAAGGATTCACCGCTGTGGGGTACGAAGGTGGAAGTGAAAAACATGAACTCCTTCCGTAACGTGCAGCGTGCTATTGAACACGAAATAGAGCGCCAGATCATGGTACTGGAAAATGGTGGCACAGTAGAAGGCGAGACCCGTAACTTCGATGCCAACACTGGTACAACTACGGCTATGCGTTCAAAGGAAACCCTGAACGATTACCGTTATTTCCCGGAGCCGGACCTTCCGCCTTTGGTGATTGAACAGGAATGGCTGGAGCGCATAAAAGAAACCATGCCGAGCCTGCCGCAGGAGCTATACAAGCGCTTTACCGAAGAGTATGGACTGCCAGAATATGATGCCAACGTATTGACCGATGCCAAGGAAGTGGCTTTATACTTTGCCGATCTTTGCAAGTATACTACTAACTATAAAGCCGCCTCTAACTGGGTAATGGGTCCGGTAAAATCGTACCTGAACGAGCTGCAGCTGCACATGAAGGATTTCCCGCTGCAGCCGCACAGCATTGCTGAACTGATTGCGCTGGTAGATGAGAACAAGGTAAGCCACTCGGTAGCAGCCAAGAGGATTTTTCCTTATATGCTGGAGAACCCGGGCACGCCGGCACACCAGGTAGCAGAAGAACAGAATTTGTTACAGGACTCAGATGCCGGAGCGCTGGAAGCTATTATAGCCGAAGTTGTAGCCGGAAATCCACAGAAAGTAGCGGAATATAAAGCTGGTAAACAAAGCCTGGTAGGTATGTTTATGGGCGAAGTAATGAAGAAAACGAAAGGCAAAGCAGACCCGAAAGTAGCTAATAAGTTGCTGGTTGAGCGCCTGAACGCATAA
- the alaS gene encoding alanine--tRNA ligase — MNSAEIRQKFLDFFASKQHQIVPSAPIVVKDDPTLMFINSGMAPFKDYFLGNKPAPYKRIADTQKCLRVSGKHNDLEEVGYDTYHHTMFEMLGNWSFGDYFKKEALEWSWELLTEVYKLPKDRLYVSVFQGDASENLQMDQDAFNIWKSMIAEDRILMGSKKDNFWEMGDTGPCGPCSEIHVDLRTDEERAQVDGKSLVNNDHPQVVEIWNNVFMEFNRLADGSLVKLPAQHVDTGMGFERLCMAIQGKRSNYDTDVFQPLIQFVAKEAGVVYGENEKTDIAIRVISDHIRAIAFTIADGQLPSNNKAGYVIRRILRRAVRYGFTFLDFKKPFLYKLAAVLADQMETVFPELKQQLSFVQRVIEEEENAFLRTLENGLKRLDTLESKFKENNNTIDGKTAFELYDTFGFPLDLTALIAREKGLTVDEAGFGVEMEQQKNRSRNASASEQSDWVIIQPDVTTEFVGYDCNVSDSHIVRYRQVKTKNKSEYHIVLDRTPFYAESGGQVGDTGYLISDSEQIEVLDTKKENDLILHITAKLPQTIDAAFRSEIDFERRNYIRKNHSATHLLHAALRKVLGEHVQQKGSLVNEKVLRFDFSHFAKVEDAQIREIEHIVNERVRQSIPLEEQRNVPIAEAKEMGATALFGEKYGEFVRVIAFDREHSVELCGGTHVYNTGEIGYFKIVSESSVAAGVRRIEAVTAKIAEDFVQAQLDELHAVREVLNTQSNVSGVVQKLQDENKALQKQLEQFELKQLSGLKDTLAQKAQQLNGVSLVAEQVEVSNADHLKKLAFDMRQVVDNLILVLAAEIDGKPQIAVMLSDNLVAEKNLNASQMVRELAKEIKGGGGGQPFYATAGGKDTAGLQAVPGKAVELVKSLMNN, encoded by the coding sequence ATGAACTCAGCTGAGATAAGACAAAAGTTCCTGGATTTCTTCGCTTCCAAGCAACACCAGATCGTTCCATCGGCCCCGATCGTGGTAAAAGACGACCCAACCCTGATGTTTATTAACTCGGGTATGGCCCCTTTCAAAGACTACTTTTTAGGCAACAAGCCTGCGCCGTACAAGCGCATCGCCGATACCCAGAAATGCCTTCGCGTAAGCGGCAAGCACAACGACCTGGAAGAAGTAGGCTACGACACCTACCACCACACTATGTTCGAAATGCTGGGCAACTGGTCGTTTGGGGACTATTTTAAGAAAGAAGCGCTGGAATGGTCGTGGGAACTTCTTACAGAAGTATACAAGCTACCAAAAGACAGACTGTACGTTTCCGTTTTCCAGGGCGATGCTTCTGAGAACCTGCAAATGGATCAGGATGCTTTCAATATCTGGAAGTCGATGATAGCGGAAGACCGTATCCTGATGGGGTCTAAGAAGGACAACTTCTGGGAGATGGGCGATACCGGCCCGTGCGGTCCGTGCTCGGAGATTCACGTTGACTTGAGAACAGATGAAGAACGTGCGCAAGTAGACGGTAAGTCTTTAGTGAACAACGATCACCCGCAGGTTGTCGAGATCTGGAACAACGTATTCATGGAGTTTAACCGTCTGGCTGATGGTTCGCTGGTAAAACTGCCTGCACAGCACGTAGATACCGGTATGGGCTTCGAGCGTTTGTGCATGGCTATCCAAGGCAAGCGTTCTAACTATGATACCGATGTATTCCAGCCGCTGATCCAGTTTGTAGCCAAAGAAGCCGGTGTAGTTTATGGCGAGAACGAGAAAACAGACATTGCCATCCGTGTAATATCTGACCATATCCGTGCTATTGCCTTTACTATAGCTGATGGACAATTGCCATCAAATAACAAGGCTGGTTATGTGATCCGTCGTATCCTGCGTCGTGCGGTGCGTTATGGTTTTACTTTCCTTGATTTCAAGAAACCGTTCCTGTACAAACTGGCTGCCGTACTGGCCGACCAGATGGAAACTGTTTTCCCGGAACTGAAGCAGCAACTGAGCTTTGTGCAGCGCGTGATCGAAGAAGAAGAGAACGCTTTCTTGAGAACACTGGAAAATGGTCTGAAGCGACTGGATACGCTGGAATCTAAATTCAAGGAGAACAACAATACCATCGACGGCAAAACAGCTTTCGAACTATACGATACCTTCGGATTCCCGCTGGACCTGACTGCTTTAATTGCCCGTGAGAAAGGCCTGACAGTTGATGAAGCTGGTTTTGGCGTGGAGATGGAGCAGCAGAAGAACCGTTCGCGCAACGCATCAGCTTCCGAGCAAAGCGACTGGGTAATTATTCAGCCAGATGTAACGACAGAGTTTGTGGGCTACGACTGTAATGTTTCGGATTCACACATTGTGCGTTACCGCCAGGTAAAGACCAAGAATAAGAGCGAATATCATATCGTGCTGGACAGAACTCCTTTCTATGCAGAGAGCGGTGGTCAGGTTGGCGATACCGGTTATTTGATCTCTGATTCAGAGCAAATTGAAGTGCTGGATACGAAGAAAGAGAACGATCTTATACTTCATATCACAGCTAAGTTACCGCAAACTATAGATGCTGCTTTTAGAAGTGAGATCGATTTTGAGCGCCGAAACTATATCCGTAAGAACCACTCTGCTACGCACTTACTGCATGCCGCTTTACGTAAAGTTTTAGGTGAGCACGTGCAGCAGAAAGGCTCATTGGTAAACGAAAAAGTTCTGCGTTTCGACTTCTCGCACTTTGCTAAGGTAGAAGATGCACAGATTCGTGAGATAGAGCATATCGTGAACGAGCGTGTGCGCCAAAGTATACCATTGGAAGAACAGCGTAACGTGCCAATTGCCGAAGCCAAAGAAATGGGAGCAACTGCCCTTTTCGGCGAGAAGTATGGCGAATTTGTTCGCGTGATCGCTTTTGACAGAGAGCACTCAGTAGAGCTTTGCGGTGGAACGCACGTGTACAACACCGGCGAGATCGGTTACTTTAAAATTGTATCTGAAAGCTCTGTAGCTGCCGGTGTTCGTCGTATTGAAGCCGTTACTGCTAAAATTGCCGAAGACTTTGTACAGGCACAGTTAGACGAGCTACACGCTGTACGTGAAGTGCTGAACACGCAAAGCAATGTATCGGGAGTCGTGCAGAAACTACAGGACGAGAACAAAGCCCTGCAAAAGCAACTCGAGCAATTTGAGCTGAAACAACTGAGCGGCCTGAAAGATACGCTGGCACAAAAAGCACAGCAGCTAAACGGCGTTAGCCTTGTAGCCGAGCAGGTAGAAGTGAGCAATGCCGATCACCTGAAAAAGCTGGCTTTCGATATGCGCCAGGTGGTAGATAACCTTATATTGGTACTGGCAGCTGAAATTGACGGTAAACCACAAATTGCTGTAATGCTTTCGGATAACCTGGTAGCTGAAAAGAACCTGAACGCCAGCCAGATGGTACGCGAACTTGCCAAAGAAATCAAAGGAGGTGGCGGTGGTCAGCCATTCTATGCAACTGCCGGCGGTAAGGATACTGCAGGCTTACAGGCTGTACCGGGCAAAGCAGTAGAACTTGTAAAATCTTTAATGAATAATTAG
- a CDS encoding MerR family transcriptional regulator: MPYKEKEIEKQYYTIGEVAAMFDVAASLIRFWETEFEQLRPKKNKKGNRQYTKQDIETLRTVYHLVKERGYTIQGAKEVMKNKSVQTKDKIDMIDSLEKVRSFLVGIKNQLNTKA, encoded by the coding sequence ATGCCTTATAAAGAAAAAGAAATAGAGAAACAGTATTATACGATTGGCGAAGTTGCTGCCATGTTTGATGTGGCCGCATCGCTTATACGCTTCTGGGAAACCGAATTTGAGCAGCTCAGACCAAAGAAAAACAAGAAAGGTAACCGCCAGTATACCAAGCAGGATATTGAAACGCTGCGTACTGTTTACCACTTGGTTAAGGAGCGTGGTTATACTATACAGGGCGCTAAGGAAGTGATGAAAAACAAATCGGTGCAGACCAAAGATAAGATTGATATGATTGATTCGCTTGAGAAGGTTCGCTCTTTCCTGGTAGGTATTAAAAATCAACTGAACACCAAAGCCTAA
- the dprA gene encoding DNA-processing protein DprA: MGDNHNLYEVAITQIPGIGPQLTRQLVSYCGSPHGVFHAPPGKLQKIPGIGPAAFKNFTQGAKQALLQSEDLLKKAEEHEVQLLFYTSPKYPDRLKQIADAPTLLYFRGNGNLNQRRIISIVGTRQVSNYGQSMTEKIVADLAPYNVLIVSGLAYGVDIVSHRAALQAGLPTIGVMASGPDIVYPAVHRKYAERMLIQGGLLTESTFGTKPDAPRFPARNRIIAGMSDCTIVVEATLKSGTLITADLAHGYDKEVMAVPGNVTSPVSEGPNLLIKNHKAAIYTSVQDLVELLNWDLEDESQAKKQKSLVFSPDDYTPDELKVLSLLLQTQDEHMDNISWKTQIPVSLLASVLLTLEFKGMVKAMPGKRFGLIR; encoded by the coding sequence ATGGGAGATAACCATAACCTTTACGAAGTTGCCATTACCCAGATACCCGGTATCGGGCCACAGTTAACGCGTCAGCTGGTAAGTTACTGTGGCTCTCCGCACGGGGTATTTCATGCTCCGCCGGGTAAGCTGCAGAAGATTCCTGGAATAGGCCCTGCCGCTTTTAAGAACTTTACTCAAGGAGCAAAACAGGCCTTACTACAATCCGAAGATCTGCTTAAGAAAGCCGAAGAGCATGAAGTACAACTGCTGTTCTATACTTCTCCCAAATACCCGGACCGGCTGAAGCAAATAGCCGATGCTCCTACCCTTTTATACTTTAGAGGCAACGGAAACCTGAACCAGCGGCGCATTATTTCTATAGTTGGTACCAGACAGGTAAGCAACTATGGCCAGTCGATGACCGAGAAAATAGTAGCCGATCTGGCACCTTACAATGTGCTTATAGTTTCCGGATTGGCTTATGGGGTTGATATAGTTTCGCATAGAGCTGCACTGCAGGCGGGTTTGCCAACTATAGGCGTTATGGCCAGCGGACCAGACATTGTTTACCCGGCCGTGCACCGCAAATATGCTGAACGCATGCTCATCCAGGGCGGCTTACTAACAGAAAGTACTTTCGGCACTAAGCCAGATGCTCCCCGTTTTCCGGCACGTAACCGCATTATTGCCGGTATGAGCGACTGTACGATTGTGGTGGAAGCAACCCTTAAAAGCGGCACACTCATCACTGCTGACCTGGCACACGGCTACGACAAAGAAGTAATGGCAGTGCCGGGCAATGTAACGTCGCCGGTTTCAGAAGGGCCGAACCTTCTCATCAAAAATCACAAAGCAGCTATTTATACTTCTGTACAAGATCTGGTAGAACTGCTGAACTGGGATTTAGAAGATGAATCACAGGCAAAAAAGCAAAAGTCACTGGTCTTCTCTCCTGATGATTACACTCCAGACGAACTTAAAGTACTATCACTGTTACTGCAAACTCAGGACGAACATATGGACAACATTAGTTGGAAAACGCAAATTCCGGTAAGTTTACTGGCATCGGTGTTGCTAACCCTGGAGTTTAAAGGGATGGTGAAGGCAATGCCGGGGAAACGGTTTGGGTTGATTCGGTAA
- a CDS encoding aminotransferase class IV, whose translation MLLYNGEFIPEDELRLPLTNRAFQFNDGLFETIIVADGKLRFWDDHVARMLAAAKALKLELPQAILSGELAEKLLQLAVQNNATTYGRLKLKLWRSGSGLYTPETNQADWLATKVPATPAQTTTLHIGICQTITTNYNPFSFFKGPNALLYVMAGIEKNEKGFDDMLLINRQHIVSELISSNIFWSKNDVLFTPAIDTGCVQGIVRQNILRWCHSAGIKTKEVYFDVDSLLKADAVFAGNVTGIRSIATIDNGEVTVDENFVQQVRSNLFA comes from the coding sequence ATGTTGCTTTATAACGGCGAGTTTATACCTGAAGATGAACTACGTTTACCACTCACAAACCGGGCTTTCCAGTTTAATGATGGCTTATTTGAAACGATTATAGTTGCTGATGGGAAGCTACGGTTTTGGGATGACCATGTGGCACGTATGCTGGCGGCAGCGAAAGCTTTAAAGTTAGAGTTACCTCAGGCTATACTTTCCGGAGAACTGGCAGAAAAGCTGTTGCAACTGGCAGTACAAAACAATGCTACAACCTATGGCCGGCTAAAACTGAAACTTTGGCGCAGCGGCAGCGGGCTTTACACTCCTGAAACAAACCAAGCCGATTGGCTGGCAACTAAAGTTCCGGCCACTCCTGCACAAACAACTACCCTGCACATTGGCATCTGCCAAACTATAACTACCAACTATAATCCCTTCTCTTTTTTTAAAGGACCAAATGCGCTGTTGTATGTAATGGCTGGTATCGAGAAAAATGAAAAAGGATTTGATGATATGCTGCTAATAAACCGCCAGCACATTGTTTCAGAACTGATCTCATCAAATATCTTTTGGTCTAAAAATGATGTGCTTTTCACTCCGGCTATAGATACAGGCTGCGTGCAGGGCATTGTAAGGCAAAATATACTTCGCTGGTGCCATAGTGCAGGTATCAAAACCAAAGAAGTATATTTTGATGTAGACAGTTTATTGAAAGCAGATGCTGTTTTTGCAGGCAATGTAACTGGTATCCGAAGTATAGCTACTATAGATAATGGAGAGGTAACTGTAGATGAAAATTTTGTGCAGCAGGTACGATCGAATTTGTTTGCTTAA